The nucleotide window TTCGGTGACGAGAGTTCCGCGAACCGACGGCGGCCACACCATGCCGGTGGGGTGAAACTGCGTGAACTCCAGGTCCATCAGCTCGGCGCCGGCGTCGTAAGCGAGCGCCAGGCCGTCGCCGGTGTACTCCCAGGAGTTACTGGTCACCCGCCACGCGCGACCGCCGCCGCCGGTCGCCAGGATCACGGCCTTGCATCGAATCAGCAGAAACCGTCCGGTATCGCGCCAGTACGCGGCGACGCCGGCGATGCGACCGCCGTCCTCGAGCAGCTTGAGCGCCGTGCACTCCATGTGGAAATCGATGCCCTGGTGCACACCGTGATCTTGGAGCGAGCGGATCAGCTCGAGCCCGGTGCGGTCGCCGACGTGGGCCAGCCGCGGGTAGCGGTGCCCGCCGAAGTTCCGCTGGTTGATCAGCCCGTCTTTGGTGCGGTCGAAGACCGCGCCCCACTCCTCGAGCTCGCGCACGCGCTCGGGGGCCTGTTTGGCGTGCAGCTCGGCCATGCGCCAGACATTGAGGAACTTGCCGCCGCGCATCGTGTCTCGGAAGTGGATCTTC belongs to Gemmatimonadota bacterium and includes:
- a CDS encoding FAD-binding protein, whose product is KIHFRDTMRGGKFLNVWRMAELHAKQAPERVRELEEWGAVFDRTKDGLINQRNFGGHRYPRLAHVGDRTGLELIRSLQDHGVHQGIDFHMECTALKLLEDGGRIAGVAAYWRDTGRFLLIRCKAVILATGGGGRAWRVTSNSWEYTGDGLALAYDAGAELMDLEFTQFHPTGMVWPPSVRGTLVTEGVRGDGGILKNSKGERFMFDYIPERFASETADTKEEAELWMRGVEGARRPPELLTRDVVARAIRAEVAAGRGSPRGGAFLDIASRRDADFIRRKLPSMYHQFKELAEVDITKEPMEVGPTLHYFMGGIRVDADSQETRVPGLFACGECAAGLHGANRLG